CATTCGATCTCTTATCATATACTTGACGACCAGTTAGAATACTTATCTTTAGTCGGGAGTGACTGTCTATTTTGTACATGTTAAATTTAGGTACAAGAAAAAGTAATGATTGCAGAGAGCTGTTTCAGTTAGTTAGCATTCtacaaaaaaagtattattatttcttGGCTGATCTCAGCCTAACAGATCCTAAAAcctaaataaaatgttaaattggTTAGATGACAAATACCACATTTTCGACAAGAAAATAATTACAACCAGTGctattcacacacacacacagagacgCAAAGttgctatttttttaatatataaaatcatgcTATTCACATACAAATGTTAATTATGTTTTCTAGACAGCACACTGAGTATCATTAATTTGATCCACTTCGAACACTTATTGTCTagttctattattttataaactggAAACAGAACATTGAGTATCATTTATTTGATCCACTTTGAAACAACTATTGTCtagtaatataatattctaaacaGAACAACATTGAGTATCATATATTTGACCCACTTTGAACAATATAAACATGTTACTGATTTATTTAATCCTCTTAAGtagatttaatatataaccCGAGAGTCTCGCGGAAGCTCCATGATGAGCAAACGGTCAAGGATTGCGTTAGATGAGACTTGAAAAGTCCTAGAAGCTCGTCGACACCATCCTCGCTGGTTGTCTTCacttcattttaaaaatatttcctgAACTAAAATAACAGTAAAATTGTCGGACTTTTCAAATTAAGCAACCAGCCAAAGTTTGACCATATTATATTCCCACTTTCAATTAACACAAGGTACAACCATAAAATCTCATcacatctctatatataataacacatAAAACGAAACTCTTCTCTCactacaacaaacaacaaccatCTCTTCACATCATTTTCTTGAAATCTCAATCTACACTTGATCAACAtaaagaaaagatgcaaatgctaagaagcttgagcACGAGGACAAGAAGCCGTCGTGGAGGATATGAAAGAGTGAGTGATGATTCAAGTTTTAGTTTACTCGGAGCAAAGCTACGAAGATCGACGAGTGTTCCTTACTACGCCCCATCTATTAAGCTTGGTACAGGTGGTGTTCCGACCATTCTTGAGGAGCTTCCTCGTCAGAAATCCAAGAAAGTCAAACCAACAAGCAAATTTAGCCACCCAATCTTTAGTCTTTTCTacggaaagaagaagaagaagtcgacgACGACGAAGCCCGAGTTCTCAAGGTATCTTGAGTATTTGAAAGAAGGTGGTATGTGGGATGCGAGAGCTAATGCACCTGTTATTTACTACAAGTAGATCGATTCGTTTGTCAAAAAAGtatcaagaaagagagatttgtgaaaacttaatttcttttatttgtttaaaaatattaaaatcttttgaatATGGGACGATATCTGTATATTTTCAATGAtccaatattttgtttataaatattggaaacaaaattgtatacttttaagcatatttttttatttgaaaatgagACCGAGTATCAAAGCAATGTCTTAAAGACGAGTCAAAGATATAAAAGTCAAAAGTCAAACAGTATTGGTCAAAGATATAAAAGTCAAACGGTTCAGCAAAACGCTGTCGTTTGGAAGAAAATCTCAATAGCCAATCAAGCCTAATCTCCGTTGGTTACGTGGAGCTTAAGGGAGGCTTCCCCACTCTTCGATTTCTCCGAAAGATtgcaaaaaaccctaaaaagaaaaagaacttcAGATTCGGGGGAGATTAGCTCGATTTCTTCGTTCTTCGTCCTTCGTCGAACTTAAGAAATACCTCTGTTGTGACTTCATCTTTAGTTTCCAAGAAAAGTTTTCGTCTTCTCCGGTTAGAGAATTAGGTTTTTCGAATCTAAAGTAAGGTAAATGTTTTTGACCCATATCGAAGTTTTCTCTACATAATTAGATCCAAGGTGTTCTTTACTCAAGTTATTTGTATCTGGATTTGAAAGTAGCTAGTAGACTTGGTATAAAAACTACTGACATTGCAACTTGCAAGTGATATGTGTTTTAGAAAGAGCTAtaaagatggagatggagatgcaTGCTACATATCAGGTGGTAATGATCAATGATTGATGTGGCTTTGCGCTTCCTTTTCATATCCCCTGCATACATGTTTCAGAGCTTCCTTCTTAGGACAACAACAAATGTCATGGGTCTTATGGCTTCCTTAGCCAACTCCTCGTCAACCATTCTAGCATATGTATCAAACAGCTTGTCCAGAATTTTTTCCCCAAAGTGTTGAACAAGCATTGATTCTTGAACTGCTCTTACCGTCTTGGCAACCGCATTACCATAACTGGTATCATCCACGTTCTCTTTCTCATCGTCCACTTCTAACATCTCTAAGCTCTCTAATTCAAAAGAACCTTCTTTGTTTACTTCACCTTCTACCTCAGCAGCACTCGGGGCGTAAAAATGCATATCGTAAGAATCAAGCTCCTCTTCCTCAGTTTCTCCCTAAAGATTTTATaaatggaaacaacaacaagatgAACTTTCTAATCAAGATCAATCTGTACCTGTTTATATACATCAGTTCATATAAACAGATGTATTTCTGTACCTGTGCAACAAGATCCATTATGGATCTTGAGAGAAGTTCCCAGAAGAAAGAGTTTCCTCTATCTACATGAGCGGGACCTTCTCTTCCGAGTGTTATGAGCACCATTCTGCCTGCAGCAACCAACTCTTTTGATCTACACTGGAGGAAACTGGAGAAATCTTCCTTGAATTGACTGTAGTAAGCTTTGGAAACAGCTTCAGGGCTCGATGAGCAGATACTAACACAACCTTTGTTTATGGACTTTCCTTGCTTGTCATACAAAGCTGGAGGAACctacaaacacaaaagaagCAACTCAGTATgtataaaacaaacatatacacCTAATTAAAGGgatctccctctctctcccctctctgTGACTCTATTTATAGATTCACCTTGGAGAGCCAGTGTAAGCTGTAAGAGGAATAGATAAAGTGTATGGTCTTTTCAGGGAAGAGCCTTCCATAGAATGATCCAGGGTAGGCTGCAATGAAAACTGATGGGAAATCTCCATTGTTGACATCTTTCTTGAGCTCTGTATGAAAGTCAGGCAAAGACTTGAATATGGAGTTGAAGTCATTTCCTGGGAGATCGTTAAGGAAGAAGCTCAATTCCGGCAAGGGCTGGTTTGAGATCTCGTTGTTGTGAGCAACTTCGACAGCtttgattatttctttaatgGTGGAGAGAGTGTTTGGTCCTGAAGAACATCCCAGATCAGCTATTCCTAAACTCTTGGGTCTTGTCTCTTTGTAGAGTTGTTGCAGTGTCTCTAGCGTTATGTGGTTTGCCATATCAGATGCTTTCTTCTGCAAGatttaaaacaagaagaaaatgggTAATTAGAGAATCAAAACATTACACAACTAATCAATAagtgaaattatgtaaaatctCAATGAACCTGCAAGGAAGAGTTTCT
The sequence above is a segment of the Camelina sativa cultivar DH55 chromosome 10, Cs, whole genome shotgun sequence genome. Coding sequences within it:
- the LOC104716485 gene encoding uncharacterized protein LOC104716485, which codes for MQMLRSLSTRTRSRRGGYERVSDDSSFSLLGAKLRRSTSVPYYAPSIKLGTGGVPTILEELPRQKSKKVKPTSKFSHPIFSLFYGKKKKKSTTTKPEFSRYLEYLKEGGMWDARANAPVIYYK
- the LOC104716486 gene encoding jasmonate O-methyltransferase-like encodes the protein MDTKDLERKFHMIGGDGEKSYARNSSLQKKASDMANHITLETLQQLYKETRPKSLGIADLGCSSGPNTLSTIKEIIKAVEVAHNNEISNQPLPELSFFLNDLPGNDFNSIFKSLPDFHTELKKDVNNGDFPSVFIAAYPGSFYGRLFPEKTIHFIYSSYSLHWLSKVPPALYDKQGKSINKGCVSICSSSPEAVSKAYYSQFKEDFSSFLQCRSKELVAAGRMVLITLGREGPAHVDRGNSFFWELLSRSIMDLVAQGETEEEELDSYDMHFYAPSAAEVEGEVNKEGSFELESLEMLEVDDEKENVDDTSYGNAVAKTVRAVQESMLVQHFGEKILDKLFDTYARMVDEELAKEAIRPMTFVVVLRRKL